The Harmonia axyridis chromosome 3, icHarAxyr1.1, whole genome shotgun sequence nucleotide sequence CTTGTTTTCCATAAGAAATAATTCCAAGTTTTCTTTTGAACTGACTTTCCCAATATTCAGATCATCTTGGCATCGGTTGTATGGTATGGAGATGACTTCTTTGCATATAATGGCAATAGCACATTCAGACttcataattcatgaatatttcagcaagttTTCTTTTTTACGTGTATTCGCAGTGAACCATGAATGAAAAACGTTTCACCTAATGACTTTCTTGGATTTAATTCACTACTTCTGTACCTATACAGTAATCAAATTCAGCATCAAGAGCTATTGAGCACTCGCTCATCCATGCATCTCGTGTGCCGTTGGATCCACAGAACTGTATAAAGGattatatgagatgtgattcatTTTGATGGCATCATTGTAGGTGGTTTTATCAAGACGAGAGGTTCCGATACATAATAGGATCCTCGTGAAATTCAGCATCAACATTCGAGTGACTATTTCATATAGGTATAATAtacaaaccaaatttcaaaCTCGTCGGCAATGTTTTTTCGAAACTATTAGTAGTTATCATTTTCGTTATTCCACTCAAATTTTCTATGCTTCCAGTGGCGTGATCGATATGGAATTATGTATAGAGAACTTTTGCCACTgtaatatttgattttatttttctatattctgcttAATCTTCTATGGTTTTTATGAAGTTAGAGATTGTTACATTACTTATCCGAATCTACCCCGaacatttcaagtttctaggctTTTTTGCTCCAGAGTTATAGTATTTACGGCCAGGCAGACAGACAGAACCGAATTTGAtcacggattcgtcatcaacGATTCTAACCTCATCATTCGAGACCTATGCCGGCTCACATAGGGTAAAACCCAGATAGATACCCCACTTTTGAAATTGCctcataattttaaaaatattgattttataaCAATAATTTCTATGACTTATCTATCAATATGAAATACTGTGGGTTTTTAGACCTAGCAGTTGCAGAATTTATAAAATCTTACTTTTTATGGAACACTTTTTTTGGAATAGATGCCTACAGTTATGGATAGTTGCCCCACTATATGTTTTAAAAGCATTTATTCAAcgaaaatattatttatctaTATTAAAAAAcctttaatattgaaaatatttgaaatcagataccaatttttcaaataaaagcttATAATTTTTGTACCTAGCTATACTTTATTATTAGACATACTACCCAGCTTCTGTAAAGCTAATCAATGTGTTcttcaattaaaatatttagTACTTTGTCTACTAGTGGATTTTATCGGGTTTGAAGTATTGTATGGTTACTTACTTCTCAGATTATCTTCAATCGATCAAAGAAAATCCTTGAGttcatatcaattcaaaaaactcataatGGGTCCTATCTGTAACTCGAATAGAAACAAATGAATCAGATCGAAATCTAAGAAATCGGAATATTTCACTTCTATCGTATTATGTTTCCAATTCTTCGATTGCCAACTGTAATTCGTAATTGGgtaaataaaaagaagggaGAAATTTTAGCTTAAtttgatatagaaaaatatgcGTGAAAAACCCCGTTTTTCAGACTTTGAGGGCCATATCTCCGAAACTAGTCAAGACCGCCAGAAATTTCACTTGAATTTTTGTTCAGAAGACCAAAATACAAGTTCCACTAAACAGAATTTTCCGACAGGTTGAAGTGCGATAACTATATACgaggtgattcaccgcgatggcctattagtcgtttttggatttttttcttcttcgtcAACCTTCCTTTATCCACTTCTGGAAGTAGGCCTCTTGTATGTTCCTCCATGCTGTCCTGTTCTGAGCTATCTGAAAACATCTATATTGTCTTATATCATCAAGCCACCTTCTCTGTGGTCTACCTACAGTTTTGTCATTCTTGGTCGCCAGTGTGTTTCCTTATATGTCCATCTCGATTTTTCTGTCGAGCCACGTCTCCTGCCCTctgccacttcaattctgcaacacgcgctataatatctacAACTCTGGTTCTTTGTCGAATTTcttaatttctttttttgtcTCTAAGACTGACATTGGAATGAATATGGAATACTTATCATAATTTGCATTTCCGGTTTTAAgtcaatgatctttctccctaaaatattttcagatctctacaacttccggttataccggaaaacCGCAATcttataattctacatatttgtAGAATCGCAAATGAAtcaggttttttcgaaaataaaaatattcgacAAATGTGAGTCCTCCTCACCACCATTCTTTCCATAAAaattccattaactcataaaccgttgagtttttacccaaagtAAGGCATATTGCTGTAATTGTCATCCTatctaatgatgaaataatattttgggTGTGTCATTcgaaataatgatattttaacAAAGGTTCAGTACAAAaaatatgattagttttccataaacgtcttataggccatcgcggtgaaacaccctttatatttacCCGTAATTGATATCCATAGTAATTCTATATGAGTTAGAAAATACCAATTCGAAACAATTCCGGTatatttctattcgatccatacatCTCTATTagatttgaagttacagaatagggcTAAATAAAGATCTTGTGACTGAATTTGAACCAGAAGGTATACgtacaaattttgaatgaattgttcaaataatcataacattgaaaatattgaggtgaaaaattttattcagtgtGGTTACAacgaaatgttttcaatttcatgactGTAAGTCAACACATTGCACcataatcaatttttcaaattgtgaaCTATGAGACAAATTTGAGGTGTGAGAGGAATTCATTATAGTGTATTTCaaaccaaataaatttcaaacgttGATTATACAGAGTATTGCGAACAATGGTTTAAATTTGATCAGATTATAGATGAGTTGAGACTGAGAAGGCCATGTTAACAACGGAAACACTATGACATAAAGATCTGTTGTGGTACCCCTCATAAATTCACTAACTCACTATGTGAGAAAACCTGTGAATTTCCTCAGTTCTAGTTTAATTAGTGGGAGAACTTTTCGGTTCAGATCGTCGAATACGAGAGAAATATATCTGCCTTTGTCCACTGACCATACGCCATCACGCAATATTcctcttttattttcattcagttGCAGTTGTTATGGAAGTATCATATCTTCATTAAGTTTATGATAgctagagatttttttttcgatttttgtagTATAGtgtcgaaaacaaacaaaacttctATTGTCGCTCATTAATAACCCCGCTGTTCACCAGCCTACTACATAATGGGTAGAAATAATATAAAGTGTGTTTATCTCCATTCTGACCTAAATATCAAACCGAGGACGTGTTTATCTTGAGGGAATGACTCTCCAGAGACCGTTCCTGCTTCAGCAACATTTGATAACCGTGTTTTAGTTACCCCACCAACTTGACAAGTAATAATATATGATTTTCTCGGGATTCTATTGATTCATTCAGTTGAATGCATTCTCAGACAACAATCACaaatgaatggaaaattatattgtttttatatTACACCCACCAGCCAACTTGTTGCGCGTAGCTGAGTTTttagagaaaatgaatttttcctcaaatttgCTTTGATTTATATTGCATCATTTTATTATTACTCATTCATTTCGATATGGAAAACATTTCAAGGTTTAGGTTCCCAAATTCAATACATCTAGGCgtcacaaaatggcgaatgcgtcaGTTTCAGATTTCTTATAATGTTCTGATTAGGGATGTAACGGATATGCATTTTCCCGATTAACCGGAACCTCAGAgtagtaaacatagatagagggagcatatgttattttcagtaagcaaattttatccccaacatgaactatcaaacttgacatgaagcgcgcggaaatgaaaacatatctgtgatacgatatttcactcaattcgtgagtttctccacaaaaaacgcacttctcatgtcccatagtgaatcaacgtttcatattaactccaaatatattgaaataaatacctaaatataacaggaattcagaaaacaaacttcaagcgcgccaaacgacgtgaaacaaccgatgacactagaagagcaaaagttgacaaaccttagatttcagcaggtagatacagaaaataataaaaattctgctcatcataaattcgacaattaggaagaaaaatcggattccaaatattcaaattttcatatttaatcgggaatcactcaaataaatatatttcattgaatataatatacattcaaaatgatatagtaaaattgtgtgtttaaaaatatatcacaatccaacagcttgatctaaccatgttggggacatgtaaaagttgcgtatactccctctatctatgtttattaccctatGACCGGAACCGAAGTCGAAATCGGagttttcaattttgataaaTCGGAGTTGTAAAAAACCACCAAAAAAACAAAACCAAAATCGAAGGCAAATggagaatgaaattaaatttcaaaaataatacgaCCACAAACATTTTGTCTCTTTAATTTCACTAAAAATAATTTAGATTGATTATTCGAAACAATGTAGAATTCACAAAAAGAAGTAAATTCATTTTCGAACATTATTCACATCCAACACTTCAAAAGAAGTAAATTATACTTGGTGAATAAAAGCTTTccactataataataataataataacatttattcaacaaatacaaaaaataatgtttcacaataaaataaaatgaatgaacaagGTTGACGAGCGATAAGTCTTCTTTCAATTGTTTCGCATGGATAATGGATTTCGACTGATAGAAATACATTTTTCGGAATTGTATTCATCTGAAGGTCCTTTCATGAGAACTTTATCCAAAACCGCATGTTCGTCTGATATGGTGTTATCATACTCATTGTAGCTATTTAACGATATATCCgataaaattgtttgaatactGTTATTAACATTGATTGACCAACTACTGGTGCCAAGTCAACCTTGGCCGTTTTCCTGCAGGAACGTCAGCCTTGTTTGCAGATTTATTTCCATCATCAAGTAAACTTATCTATTTGATCAGAAAAAATGTACCTATTTCATGTAAAAGTCGGTTTTTGTTCTGCCTCTCTGAACATCGATAAATTTAGTTCCTCTTTCTACACATTTGAACACTGATTAATTAGATTTCTGACAAGTTATTCGGTGAAAAGGAGAGGGCTTTCagcaaaatttgttttctgattgTTATTGATAGAAATAGGCTGAACCACTGAATAGAATCAGAAAGAACGAAATGGTTCGTGgattgaatatttgagtgaaacaGAAGTTTCAACGCAGGTAGTTTTGTCCAGAATAGTTTTTTTCGATACTCCCTTTTTTCCGGGGTATCTCCAGATTTTCTAAGCTGTCCTACGAATATTTAGTCAAATTTCGAGCACGGACGCATATCAAAGACCCATAATAATGATCAGAATAATTACTTCACTTGGTAATCAACTTAATCCTCGTTTTGCTTAAAACGAGAATGTAATTTAACGTGGAAATATGAAGGACATACGGGTATTCCAGATCTTTTAATACCATGCAAATGGTGTTTACGAATTTTGTGTTCCATGAATATTTCAGTAGTTTTGGAGTTACGATCGATAAAATGCAAATCAAGTCAGCAATTATAAATAAGCTTGGGGAGCTTCCAAAACTTGAAATCCTCTTTAAGTTGGGTTTCGAGTTTTGATGGTTTTCGCGTTTATACAAGTTTTTGAATAGTATTTACCTACAACCATTTTAGAAAATAGGCAAGAACACACGATATACAGCAACAGTTAAAGCTGCAAACTTTTTCATGTTCAACCTTTATCAAATATGCTTCGAAGAATAATTCAAATACTGCTTCTCAAATTCTCAATTAATAAAGAACTAAGTTCTTTCGCAGCAAAAAGCTTTGAAAAAAGGGTGTTGACATGgggggtttattatttttcttcatctattcgttttctcggcatcgccccttattttccatctgtgatttttgtattcgtcatcggtatacactcacccgttgttttcggttttttgtatcattttcgtcactgaactgagtaattcgcattaAGAATTGTCTGGtctgtgttttacaatttattttgtttcattcaaattgcaatttatttatgAAGACATCAGTTTCGAATTGACTATTTCTACAGGGTgtacctaaattggaggtacaaatgaaaatgacagatttctcggatcgtttcaaaaaaaaaagtgctataatatgagcccgcaaactcataaaaagaagaaaaattgaacttCGGCCAATCGATCATAACTACTCCACTAGACACAAACTCGACCACTATAGAGAGAGTAAAACGACGAAAACGATAGGTCAGAGATCTTGCACATATTTAGCTCCCAAAATATATGGAACAATCCCAATTACGTTGAGAGCTTTGAGAAACCCTGTGAGATTCAAGAAGGAAGTGATTCGGTGGCTACTCGgtttgaatagaaaaactaTACATAACGTTATTAACAACAGAATAtgacgaaaataaaatataaaagatCTGTTTGCTATTCGTTTTCTGAAGTGACAAATTCCCTGAAGTGACATTTATTAATGTATTACTATTCATGTTAACATTCCCCAAAGTGACAAATATTGCCAAAGTTGACTTAAGTGCGTATGTTGTGCAGTTACACACGATGTATCCTGATTTATTTAAGTTTCGATGTATATGATGTCCATTTGAGccagagaatttttttattttttgtttccattttGTAGTGGCTGTCTTTGAATAGTATTTCTGTTGTGAGACTAACAGGTGAGCTTCTTAGAAGTGAGCCTCTGTCTCTTtatttaagtttatttgtaaaatttatttgaagtgttcattttgtttttaaagtcaaataaactttattattattattattttaaacgctttgtttttgagaaacaGGTGACAAAGtttgtttttctctcatagcaccttgccttcacaagatatttaacaattcaaagttttcatcatgtgatatgctcatTTTGTGTGCAGATctaaagggtgatttttttctggaagggtgcctgcTTCTGtcctccagaactatttttttaaGAGCCACtagtagttcagaaaaattgaagaagaaactctggttcattactacaatttttgtttgttgtagttttgtcgtatctgctaccggtttcaagaaaaatttcacagctctctatagtaatcctcaggaaaatctaaattattataaagatcccgTTAGGTAGAtgtgataaataattataagtttttgcacttatttaccaactctgtagctaaaatcaataaagattcgaaaaCTCTCTCTCATCttaaaaaagtaggactacaagaaacaccctgtatctcgaagacaaagcgtttgcaggatCATGTGGATTAGACatattattcttaaaattactacaggaatatctcattttgcttcataactccaattcaggaacacctagTATAagatgagaacaatcgaattggcattaaaaaattatttgttttaaatttcgttatcaaacctcttttcccaaattacagatatgagtgaacgttttcgtcaaaaaatttttttcgattaaccctcccaagaaaaaaaaatcaacgtaAAGCTCCACAAAATCagaaaaacgaggtttttgaAGTATgtttttctccctaaaatttcgctcagattttttctttctttttattaGCACAATGTACATACACATTCTAATTTAACAAGATCCAAcacattttcacataaaaatctcctctaaattaaaaaaaaacatcctccTTACTAACCCCACAATACATGGTTTTTTGACAGACGACAGAATCGTTTTATGAAACTCACAAtttattatatgtatgtatattttaaatttttcaatataaatgatttttttttgtttcagcaaTTCGTTTGGAATGATTTCTACGAGGAGTACATTCCAACAGAAAAAAAACACACCTACTACCCTTCGGTAATAACTAACGATAGACTATACGAGATCAAAATATCGGATATTCCTGTTATTCCTTATTTTCCAGTCAATTCCTACTACGAATGGACGAATTACAGGTAACATGAatataaacataatttttttcgatgataaagatttgaaattgaaagatttcgaaagaaaagatgtttgaattatttcaatctaGGTACCATATTTCGAATCGTTTCCCCAAACATTTTTTAAGTAGTGAGCTCTTCCAGAGCATTTGCTTTTACTTGTGTGGAATTTTACTGTTCTCTACTTTGcttgctgttttttttttcttcgaaccCAATGTTGTACGTATATTCTTACCgccgatttttttatttctctctCGAAAGGCGCGTTCAGACATAGAACAAAACATCATATCGTAACGCCATCTCGTACGCGCCTTAATACATACTCGTAAAGGCCAGATTGGACACAGATTAATTATTATAGCTGATATAGAAAAAATCGCAAATTTCACCATAAAGTTTAATATTTCCTATTTATGACAAAATATCCAGCTATAGTACTTTGCTGTAGGAAATATTGCATTCACCATCCAGTAAAATGGTAGCATTAGATCTTCTCAGTTTCATGATTATAAGTTGTTCATGTTCcgcgaaataatttttttgtatccgttttttttatttttagcctTAAAAAATCATGGATCATGATTTTGAGCTAGAATGATCAATACGGTGTAGCAACAAAtttttatgccaaatttcatgtATACAGATAAATATATAGctgtaaaaatatgaaaatttcaaaggattgaatttttttttaaataagaatCCAAAGATTCATATtcgaattccgtaatctgtcaattttcgtaacagtcacaccaactaccaagatacaatacaaaagtcactataggatatataatctgaattttcattgaaattcgttaatatttcataaaacttgactgaaatagaaaaaatatcgtctaatactcgttgcagaagacaATTCGAACACGCATGAGTTCGAAAATTCGCTCCAttcacattcgtgttggaataagagcccattctgcaacttgttttagaatactATTATACTTGCGTGCGGGAAAATCCCCTGATATTTCTATCCCGCACCCATATCCGTGCGGAAAAGAAATAGCACGGGTTTTTCCCGCACTGTGTGAGATAGTGACTATTTGCGTGTGGAAAAAGAGTTGAAAGCgcacgcttgtagaaaaaatattaattcaacAGTTACATGAAATATATGTTCATAATCAATCTCAATCGAGAACATTTTCAGATACTATGGTCTGAGAAGCTCGTCAGCGTATATTCTAGTGTTCGACCTCTCAAACATAGAAACTTTCCAGTACATAAAGAACATCAGAGAACAAATATGTGAGTCCAGGAACATGACTAACGTCCCAATCCTAGTAGTCGGTAACAAGCAGGATCTAGTAACCGCTGAAGAAGGTCACAGTAGCGGAGGTAAACTGGCTATAAGTAGTGGTGTGGAAGAAAAAAGGAGGGACATCATTAACCTGGTGAAGAAACATTGGAAGTCCGGGTACATTGAATGCAGCGCCAAGTACAATTGGAAAGTGATAGCAGTGTTCAAGGAGTTGATCAATATGATTGATCATTTAGATTCTAGGGATCAAAGTCCCATGTTAGATAATATACAGGATGCTTTGGATAGGAATAAATGTACAATTTTGTAGAGGTGTCATGGAAGACTATCTTCATTGTTTCGCAGAAATATACTTTTAAGTTTTCAACCACAAATAACTTGGAAGAAAAACCTAAAAGTACATTCTACTTTCCATAATCTGTTTTTCCAAGGAAAGATTGTTCtcagcaataataataaactgacAATCTTGGTAAATTATTCTATGCAGGTTGTCCAAACTCATTGTTATTTTGGTTGTCCCAATTATTCAAAGTATTcagagaaaacaaattttgttcataaaactaTGTTGCCAaggtgaaaaaataaataagttgaaGACAATCGtagcaaatattttttcaatatattatgaCAAGTTTTTTCATCTTAGCTTTATATTACTGGATATTTATATAATGTTTTTTGTGCTTGAACTGTTATATCTTAAATTTGttatagaattaaaaattgCTACATGAACGTAAAAAGGTTGTGAAAACTCGTTGTTATGTATTTCCGAATGTAGAGttaaataaatgatttatataattgttgtttcatatactattattatatttaccgaAATGAAACAACATCAAACTgaagtttattgtttatttggCTGCCATATGGCACTATCACAAAGATAAATTTAAACTTCACATTCACAAAGCAAACAAGCAAAAAGGGATTACATAGTACTGTG carries:
- the LOC123674658 gene encoding ras-like protein family member 10B — translated: MGLAENDECRFCGEEEKTPNHLVTECLNSLPSLANEKSVLDKKLIEASYRLRYGENSFDRGQNKSLELDLDFLEKKYNAGPNSDIGSPRSPIEISPDSIDRIKVVLLGASAVGKTSIIQQFVWNDFYEEYIPTEKKHTYYPSVITNDRLYEIKISDIPVIPYFPVNSYYEWTNYRYYGLRSSSAYILVFDLSNIETFQYIKNIREQICESRNMTNVPILVVGNKQDLVTAEEGHSSGGKLAISSGVEEKRRDIINLVKKHWKSGYIECSAKYNWKVIAVFKELINMIDHLDSRDQSPMLDNIQDALDRNKCTIL